The following coding sequences are from one Hippopotamus amphibius kiboko isolate mHipAmp2 chromosome 9, mHipAmp2.hap2, whole genome shotgun sequence window:
- the LIN7C gene encoding protein lin-7 homolog C encodes MAALGEPVRLERDICRAIELLEKLQRSGEVPPQKLQALQRVLQSEFCNAVREVYEHVYETVDISSSPEVRANATAKATVAAFAASEGHSHPRVVELPKTEEGLGFNIMGGKEQNSPIYISRIIPGGIADRHGGLKRGDQLLSVNGVSVEGEHHEKAVELLKAAQGKVKLVVRYTPKVLEEMESRFEKMRSAKRRQQT; translated from the exons ATATTTGTAGAGCAATTGAATTGTTGGAAAAACTGCAAAGAAGTGGAGAAGTACCACCACAGAAACTTCAGGCTTTACAAAGAGTCCTTCAAAGTGAATTCTGCAATGCTGTAAGAGAG GTATATGAACATGTCTACGAGACTGTGGACATCAGTAGCAGTCCTGAAGTGAGAGCTAATGCGACTGCAAAG GCTACTGTTGCTGCATTTGCTGCCAGCGAGGGACATTCTCATCCTCGAGTTGTTGAGCTACCAAAAACAGAAGAAGGCCTTGGATTCAATATTATGGGAGGCAAAGAGCAAAACTCTCCCATCTATATATCTCGAATAATTCCAGGTGGAATTGCTGATAGACATGGGGGCCTCAAGCGAGGAGATCAACTCCTTTCTGTTAATGGAGTG agcgTTGAAGGAGAACATCATGAAAAGGCTGTAGAACTGCTGAAAGCAGCTCAAGGAAAGGTTAAATTAGTAGTACGGTACACGCCCAAGGTCTTAGAAGAAATGGAGTCACGCTTTGAAAAAATGAGATCAGCAAAACGCAGGCAACAGACCTAA